From the Amycolatopsis thermoflava N1165 genome, one window contains:
- a CDS encoding SulP family inorganic anion transporter: MSHWVPGLRQIRSYERRWLAKDLVAGVVLTTLLVPQGMAYAELAGLPAITGLYTSILCLLGYAVFGPSRILVLGPDSSLGPMIAATILPLVAADGDPGRAVALASMLAILVAAIMIVASVAKLGFIADLISKPTMIGYLNGLALTIVVGQLPKLCGFSVDADGLVAEIGAVVRGISGGDVNGAAAAVGICGVAAILVLQRWLPKIPAVLVVVVLAIAAVPLFDLAARGVDLVGVLPKGFPPLSIPDVGLSDLAPLFAGALGIALVSLADTISTASAFAARTGQEVHGNREMAGIGVANLAAGLFQGFPVSTSGSRTAVAQQAGARTQLTGVVGAVLITVMILVAPGLFRNLPQPVLAAIVITAALSLADVRGTVRLWRQRRTEFLLSAAALLGVALLGVLPGIAVAVVLSILNVFRHAWLPYQTELGKADGVPGYHDVRSYPDARRPAGLVIFRFDAPLIFANAKTFREAVRRLAARDPAPHWIVVAAEPVTDVDTTAADMLRDLDDELNALGTHLVLAELKDPVRRKIDRYELTRTLDPDHFYPTVSSAVDAFRRRTGNGWVPVSAGAAEPGSSARS, from the coding sequence CCGCAGGGCATGGCGTACGCCGAACTGGCCGGCCTGCCCGCCATCACCGGGCTGTACACGTCGATCCTGTGCCTGCTCGGGTACGCCGTGTTCGGGCCGTCGCGGATCCTCGTGCTGGGGCCGGATTCCTCGCTGGGGCCGATGATCGCCGCGACGATCCTGCCGCTCGTCGCGGCCGACGGCGACCCCGGGCGTGCCGTCGCGCTCGCCTCGATGCTCGCGATCCTGGTCGCCGCCATCATGATCGTCGCATCGGTGGCCAAGCTGGGGTTCATCGCGGACCTCATCTCCAAGCCGACGATGATCGGCTACCTCAACGGGCTCGCGCTCACCATCGTCGTGGGGCAGCTGCCGAAGCTGTGCGGGTTCAGCGTCGACGCCGACGGCCTCGTCGCCGAGATCGGCGCCGTGGTGCGGGGGATATCCGGCGGCGACGTCAACGGCGCCGCGGCCGCGGTCGGGATCTGCGGCGTCGCCGCGATCCTGGTGCTGCAACGCTGGCTGCCCAAGATCCCCGCCGTGCTGGTCGTGGTGGTGCTGGCGATCGCCGCGGTCCCGCTGTTCGACCTGGCCGCGCGCGGCGTGGACCTGGTCGGCGTGCTGCCGAAGGGATTCCCGCCGCTGTCCATTCCGGACGTCGGCCTGTCCGACCTCGCTCCGCTGTTCGCCGGGGCGCTGGGCATCGCGCTGGTCTCGCTGGCCGACACGATCTCCACGGCGTCGGCGTTCGCCGCCCGCACCGGGCAGGAGGTCCACGGCAACCGGGAGATGGCGGGCATCGGCGTGGCGAACCTGGCGGCCGGGCTGTTCCAGGGGTTCCCCGTCAGCACCAGCGGATCCCGCACCGCGGTCGCCCAGCAGGCCGGCGCGCGCACCCAGCTGACCGGCGTCGTCGGCGCCGTCCTGATCACGGTCATGATCCTGGTCGCGCCCGGCCTGTTCCGGAACCTGCCGCAGCCGGTGCTCGCCGCGATCGTGATCACCGCGGCGTTGTCGCTCGCCGACGTCCGGGGCACCGTGCGGCTCTGGCGGCAACGGCGGACCGAGTTCCTCCTGTCGGCCGCGGCCCTGCTCGGCGTCGCGCTGCTGGGCGTGCTGCCCGGCATCGCGGTCGCGGTGGTGCTGTCGATCCTCAACGTGTTCCGGCACGCGTGGCTGCCGTACCAGACGGAACTGGGCAAGGCCGACGGGGTGCCCGGCTACCACGACGTCCGGTCCTACCCGGACGCGCGGCGGCCCGCCGGCCTGGTCATCTTCCGGTTCGACGCGCCGCTGATCTTCGCCAACGCCAAGACCTTCCGGGAGGCGGTGCGCCGTCTCGCGGCTCGCGACCCGGCGCCGCACTGGATCGTCGTCGCCGCCGAGCCGGTGACCGATGTGGACACCACGGCGGCGGACATGCTGCGGGACCTCGACGACGAGCTCAACGCACTCGGCACGCACCTCGTGCTCGCCGAGCTGAAGGACCCGGTGCGGCGCAAGATCGACCGCTACGAGCTGACCCGCACGCTGGATCCGGACCATTTCTACCCCACCGTCTCCTCCGCCGTGGACGCGTTCCGCCGCCGCACCGGGAACGGCTGGGTCCCGGTCAGTGCAGGTGCAGCAGAACCAGGTTCTTCAGCACGATCATGA